One Dreissena polymorpha isolate Duluth1 chromosome 9, UMN_Dpol_1.0, whole genome shotgun sequence genomic window carries:
- the LOC127844880 gene encoding protein unc-93 homolog A-like has translation MDSENESIKLVSDDATDRPPHKQYVPETNGRDVDSLNNLVVHENDAELTFNHGKIQLHTDVGWMGSSGCSINETTGLKRNRIIVVGDKGFDITSRLCFKDEFDKHRQVLEKGMKEGSRNTEIQYQASSSKSIWRSFISLCIGLFFAFMSFMPLRNIQTSLYPWRHLGNYSLAAMYLSFAIGCLFSNWITQNSRPKGIILVAIFGHVIFCAANIYPSAYTLIPASSFFGFSHAILWSTQELMIASYGASYTAISHMTINKTIHQFQSVFLVFCHASQVLGNLIESAILRSGDYEQSRPNMSVYLYRLEKDLYENGIEITNITDKVDTSDNLVWVGPFGYKIQPDLGLSSGDKPNYETIVKLVFIAFAVIGMTILCLFLNKPDIIVHKKKLTLCESFRAIRKFLTTGTFYALFLLMLFSGMQQAVVIGNVTKLYGSLTLGISMVGYMMMCYGTCQLIVLLVMEKVYNQLRASIAIFNAFLITLGLLVWLYIWEPDSDNLFKVIAYVAVWGAADGLWQSQVQNVLLSWSTGRKEAAVTVYRTVQSLGLALVFLLDVYVSLLNLICVCCAVLVVGVMLYLLMEVIRTPHHVTEPLPFAL, from the exons ATGGATTCAGAAAACGAATCGATCAAACTTGTTTCCGATGATGCGACGGATAGACCGCCTCATAAACAATACGTACCGGAAACGAACGGTCGTGACGTCGATTCGTTGAACAATTTAGTTGTTCATGAGAACGATGCGGAATTGACTTTTAATCATGGGAAAATTCAACTGCATACCGACGTTGGTTGGATGGGATCAAGTGGTTGCAGTATAAACGAAACAACTGGTCTGAAACGAAATAGAATTATAGTTGTTGGTGATAAAGGTTTTGATATAACGTCGCGGTTGTGTTTTAAAGACGAATTTGACAAACATCGCCAAGTTCTAGAGAAAGGAATGAAAGAAGGGTCAAGGAACACCGAAATACAATACCAAGCTAGCAGTAGTAAATCAATATGGCGAAGTTTCATTTCTCTGTGTATCGGGCTTTTCTTTGCATTTATGTCATTCATGCCGTTAAGAAATATTCAAACCAGTTTGTACCCTTGGCGCCATTTAGGCAACTACAGTCTGGCAGCCATGTATCTGAGCTTCGCAATCGGGTGTCTGTTCTCCAACTGGATTACGCAGAACTCAAGACCGAAAGGCATAATTCTTGTAGCAATATTTGGTCACGTGATATTTTGTGCGGCTAACATATATCCGTCCGCATATACCCTCATACCGGCGTCCAGTTTCTTCGGATTTTCTCACGCCATATTGTGGTCCACGCAAGAGCTCATGATTGCAAGCTATGGGGCCAGCTACACCGCGATTAGTCACATGACCATCAATAAGACCATCCATCAATTCCAAAGCGTATTCCTGGTGTTCTGTCACGCGTCCCAGGTCCTTGGGAACCTTATCGAGTCCGCAATACTCCGTAGTGGCGACTATGAACAAAGCCGGCCAAACATGTCCGTTTACCTTTACCGACTAGAGAAGGACCTTTACGAGAACGGGATCGAGATCACGAATATCACGGATAAAGTCGACACCTCGGACAATCTGGTTTGGGTTGGCCCTTTTGGCTACAAAATTCAGCCAGACCTGGGTCTGTCGTCCGGAGATAAACCAAATTACGAAACTATCGTGAAGCTGGTGTTCATTGCCTTCGCGGTGATCGGAATGaccattttatgcttgtttttgAATAAACCAGACATAATTGTCCACAAAAAGAAGTTGACGCTCTGTGAAAGTTTCCGTGCAATTCGGAAGTTTCTTACCACGGGAACCTTTTACGCGCTTTTCTTACTGATGTTATTCTCTGGAATGCAGCAGGCAGTTGTCATTGGTAACGTTACCAAG CTATACGGCAGCCTGACTCTGGGTATATCCATGGTAGGCTATATGATGATGTGCTACGGAACATGTCAGCTCATAGTCCTGCTCGTCATGGAAAAGGTCTACAACCAACTGAGGGCCAGTATCGCTATATTCAACG CGTTCCTGATTACACTCGGTCTACTGGTGTGGTTGTACATATGGGAGCCGGACTCCGACAACCTGTTCAAGGTCATAGCCTATGTCGCGGTGTGGGGTGCGGCCGACGGGTTGTGGCAGTCGCAAGTTCAAA ACGTCCTACTGTCTTGGTCCACCGGCCGAAAGGAAGCGGCGGTGACCGTGTACCGCACCGTGCAAAGCCTCGGTCTCGCGCTCGTGTTCCTTCTCGACGTCTACGTGTCCTTGCTGAACTTGATCTGCGTCTGCTGCGCCGTACTGGTCGTCGGCGTCATGCTGTACCTTCTTATGGAGGTTATCCGGACGCCACATCACGTCACTGAACCATTGCCGTTCGCTCTTTAA